Within Cellulophaga sp. L1A9, the genomic segment TTATTTAATCATTGCTGATTCTAGCGTACAATCCTTAAAAAGAACATTTACAGGGTACAGCGTACCTGATTTAGGTAAAATGCTCAACAAGGTAAAAGATATGATTCTTGATTGCAAAACCATACGTATAACTAGTGCCAACGGTACGGATGTATCGTATGATATTAATCTAGATTATTCCTTTGATATTGATGATGGTGATTTTTCAATGCCTAAATTTGGGACTGCTCCCGGATATGTAAATATCGTACCCAAAATAGGAAGTATGAACGGGACCATTGTTTTTGATTTATTACAACATACCGATATCTATGGAAATGATAATAGCGTAGCATTTACAATGAAAGACAGTACTATCGTCGATGTAAAAGGCACAGAAAAAGAAGCTGAAAAATTTAAAAAATATTTAGCTTCTTTCGATGACCCCAACATGTATAAAATATCTCATAATATGTTTGGGATTAACCCTAGTGTACGAAAAATGTGTGGAGAAATTGTTGAAGACGAGCGTGTGTGGGGTGGTGTAGATTTTGGCTTCGGTCATACAAGTCCTATGGATATGCCACCACTAGGGCAAGTTGCTAAATCTCATTTTGATGGGATTGTGAATAAAGTAAGTATTTACCTAGATGATATACAAATAGTAGAAGATGGTGTGTACACACACCCTACCCTGAAGCCCTTGGCTGAAAAACTAATAGGAACGTATTAATGCTAGATAAAGAAGCACCGATTATCGATGATTATTCAAGAACTAAAGTTCCTGAAGATAAAACAGTCAACGGCATTCGTATTGCTTCTATTATCGTAGGTATTGGCGTAACATTACCCGTTTTTTTTGTTGGTTCAGAAGTAACTCAGGCCCTAGGGTTAGAAAAAGCCTTTTGGGTCTTTATGGGCGTTTGCCTCGTGCTAAGTATTCTTTGCACGGTGACCGCTATTATTGGGAACAGAACCCGTTTATCTACCTATATGCTCCTTCATTTTTCCTTTGGAAAAAAAGGAGCTTTACTCATCAACTTGCTCGTTGCCATTACACTCTTAGGTTGGTATGCGGTGACCGTAGAAATATTCGGACAAGCATTAACAGATGCATTTGCGCAACTTTTCAATGTATCTTTTCCTGTTTGGATCGGTATCATATTGGGTAGTATCTTAATGACCTTAACCTCCATTTATGGGTTTCGGATTATTGAACGTTTCTCATCTGTCGCAGTACCTTTAATGCTTTTGTTTGTAGTTTATGTACTTTATATCACTACTTCCCAGAATAGCATGAACACACTTTTGCAAATTTCCGGAAATGCCTCTATGACAACCACGCAAGCCATTTCAGCAGTAGTGGGTATGGTTATTTTAACGCCTGTATTAATGCCAGATTATTCCCGATTTGCTAAAACAGATAAGGATAGTTTAATTTCAATTTTGGGGCTGACTATCGGGTTCCCCTTAGTACTCTTAGCAGGTGGAATACCGAGCCTTATTACAGGAGAAATTGATATCATGAAAATTATGATAGGCCTAAGCTTGACGATTCCAGCCTTGTGTATCCTCATATTTTCAACTTGGACCACGAACACCGCAAATTTATACTCTACCCAACTTACCTTATCTACGGTATTCACTAAAACAAAAGATGCTAAATTGGGTATCGTAGCAAGTTGCATTGGAACCCTATTGGCTCTTTTTGGTGTTGCCACTCATTTTATTGATTTTCTAAATATTTCTAGCATATTCATCCCTCCTGTTTCTGCTATTTTTATTGCTGACTTTTTCTTTGTAAAAAAGCAACAGTATGAGTTAGCACGTTTTAACGAATTACCCCAGTTGGATACTTCTGCATTAGTTAGTTGGATCGTAGCTTGTATTGTAGCCTACTTAGGGGCTTTTGATTATATTACCTTAACCTCTATATCATTTTTCGACTCTTTTATTGTCGCCTTTACCTTATATCTAATTTTAAAGAAAATACGTAACTAAATGTCTATTACTAATTTAGAACCTAAAGCTATTTGGCAGCATTTTGAAGCTATAAATGCCATACCAAGAGCATCTACCAAGGAAGAGGAAATCACTCAATTTATGATTGCCTTCGGCACCTCTCTAAACCTAGAGACCTCTGTTGATGCTATTGGAAATGTCATCATCCGAAAACCAGGTACTCCCGGTAAGGAAGATCACAGAACTATCGTACTTCAAGGACATACGGATATGGTGCATCAAAAAGAACCAAATTCAAATTTCAACTTTGACACGCAAGGGATTAAAATGTTTGTTTATGGAGATTGGGTCAAAGCAAAAGAAACCACATTAGGTGCTGATAACGGAATTGGCGTTGCAGCAATTATGGCAGTATTGTCTTCTAAAGACTTAGAACACCCTCCTATTGAAGCTTTGTTTACAGTAGATGAAGAAATGGGTATGACTGGTGCTATGGCTTTGACTAAAGAGCAACTAAAAGGAACCATGCTATTGAATTTGGATTCAGAAGAAGATGATATTATTACCATTGGCTGTGCAGGTGGTGTTGATGTACTTATAGATGGCACCTACGCTTTAGAACTTTTAGATGCCAAGAATTATAGTTTATTTGAAATTAAGCTTAGTGGATTGGCAGGAGGTCACTCTGGTGTAGAAATTCACCTAAACCAAGCAAATGCAATTATTGTATTGGCGGAGTGCTTAGACCAGTTGGCCTTAAAAACAGGGTGTAGCATTCATAGTATAAATGTTGGTACATTAACCAATGTAATTCCTAGAAACGGGTGGGCCATAGTGGCCGTTGAAAAAGATAAATGTGAAGTGTTTTCGCAAACGTTTACAGACATTTCAACGCAGCTTAAAGAGAAATATAGCGCTACAGACCCAGGTCTAAAATTGGAGTATATAAAAACAAAAAATACTACAGGTGTTTTAGACACTAAAACTCAAAATCAGCTCCTAAAGGCTATATTGACTATCCCGAATGGCGTATACTCCATGACTAAAGGTATTGCCGACTTGGTACAAACGTCTAACAATATTGCTATTTTACATCTTGGAGACAGCAAGTTTCATGCAGCCTGTCATACCCGAAGTTCTGTTGATCAAGAGCGGAATGAACTCGCTAATAAAATAAAAGAGTGCTTTGCTTTTGCAGAGGTTACCGAAGTTGGTCCCTATCCAGGTTGGGAGCCTAATCCTGAAAGTGAATTGTTACATCTTACCAAAAAATGTTATACCGAACTTAATGGAGCCTTGCCACTTGTAAAATCTATCCATGCCGGATTAGAGTGTGGTATATTATCAGGTACTTTCCCTACGATGCAAATGGTTTCATTTGGTCCAAATATCCTTGGAGCTCATTCGCCAGAAGAACGTTTACAAATAAGTTCTACTCAGAAATTCTGGAAACTATTGACCACACTTCTTAAGCAACTAGAATAACCAATTATGGCCGAAGACAACCAATACGCAAATACAAAAGTACAGCCTAAAGATTTTACTTCTGGCTGGCTTATCGCCATTATAATAGCTGGGACAGGCCTGACTCTTCCTATATTATTTTTGGGTTCTGAAGTGGCTTTAGGTGTTGGTTTCAAAGATGCTTTGTGGGCTTTTGGTATCAGTACCGTTGTATTAACGTTGATGTGTTTAGCAACAGCTAAAATTGGGAATAGATCTAGGCTTTCTACGTATATGATCCTTCATTTTAGTTTTGGCAGGCAGGGCGCCAAAATCATGAATTTTATTTTCGGAATTACACTTTTAGGATGGTTTTCAGTAGCCCTAGAATTACTATCTGTTGCTGTAGTAGATACGGCGCTTGACACCTTTGCAGTAGCGCTTCCACAATGGCCCATCATCATCATTATGGGAGCCATGATCACCGGTACTACACTCTATGGAATTAAAAGTTTAGAGCGTTTGGCAAATTTTGCGGTACCCGTGCTTACCCTTTTTTTATGCTATGTTATTTATGTTTCATTTGACGAAGGGATGTCACTTACAGCGGTAATAAATTTTGTTCCTGATAATCCTACAATGACCTTATTTGAAGCCACTTCTATACTGGTGGGCTCTTCCATTCTTTTTCCTGTGATGATGGCAGACTTCTCACGATTTATCTATAATGATAAGCAGAGTATGATTGCAGTATTAGGGATTACTATTGGCTTTCCTGTTGCACTTTTATTTAGTGCTATTCCTTCGATACAAACAGGGGAAGTAGATATTATTAAAGTAATGCAGGAATTAGGTTTGGTCATTCCAGCCTTCGTTTTATTATTGATATCTACTTGGGTAGGTAATGCGAGTAATTTATATTCCACAGTATTGACATTTTCCACTATAAAAACGGAATGGGCTTTTAAAAAAATAGTCCTGATCGCAAGTGTTTTTGGGATTCTATTCGCATTATTGGGATTCTCCGAATACTTATTTGATTTTTTAAATTTTCTGGGTGTTTTAGCGCCATCCATTTCCGCTATTTACATCATCAATTTTTATTGGGTAAAAAAACAACGCTATGAATTGGATGAAATTCCAGAATGGCAACCTAAGGCCTTAATCAGTTGGGTGCTTAGTTCTATTATCACCCTATTTACGTATTTGGAAATTTTTCAACTCACACACGCTTATTTTATAGATTCCTTTATACTTGGTGGATTATTATATGGTG encodes:
- a CDS encoding cytosine permease; protein product: MLDKEAPIIDDYSRTKVPEDKTVNGIRIASIIVGIGVTLPVFFVGSEVTQALGLEKAFWVFMGVCLVLSILCTVTAIIGNRTRLSTYMLLHFSFGKKGALLINLLVAITLLGWYAVTVEIFGQALTDAFAQLFNVSFPVWIGIILGSILMTLTSIYGFRIIERFSSVAVPLMLLFVVYVLYITTSQNSMNTLLQISGNASMTTTQAISAVVGMVILTPVLMPDYSRFAKTDKDSLISILGLTIGFPLVLLAGGIPSLITGEIDIMKIMIGLSLTIPALCILIFSTWTTNTANLYSTQLTLSTVFTKTKDAKLGIVASCIGTLLALFGVATHFIDFLNISSIFIPPVSAIFIADFFFVKKQQYELARFNELPQLDTSALVSWIVACIVAYLGAFDYITLTSISFFDSFIVAFTLYLILKKIRN
- a CDS encoding aminoacyl-histidine dipeptidase, translating into MSITNLEPKAIWQHFEAINAIPRASTKEEEITQFMIAFGTSLNLETSVDAIGNVIIRKPGTPGKEDHRTIVLQGHTDMVHQKEPNSNFNFDTQGIKMFVYGDWVKAKETTLGADNGIGVAAIMAVLSSKDLEHPPIEALFTVDEEMGMTGAMALTKEQLKGTMLLNLDSEEDDIITIGCAGGVDVLIDGTYALELLDAKNYSLFEIKLSGLAGGHSGVEIHLNQANAIIVLAECLDQLALKTGCSIHSINVGTLTNVIPRNGWAIVAVEKDKCEVFSQTFTDISTQLKEKYSATDPGLKLEYIKTKNTTGVLDTKTQNQLLKAILTIPNGVYSMTKGIADLVQTSNNIAILHLGDSKFHAACHTRSSVDQERNELANKIKECFAFAEVTEVGPYPGWEPNPESELLHLTKKCYTELNGALPLVKSIHAGLECGILSGTFPTMQMVSFGPNILGAHSPEERLQISSTQKFWKLLTTLLKQLE
- a CDS encoding cytosine permease, translated to MAEDNQYANTKVQPKDFTSGWLIAIIIAGTGLTLPILFLGSEVALGVGFKDALWAFGISTVVLTLMCLATAKIGNRSRLSTYMILHFSFGRQGAKIMNFIFGITLLGWFSVALELLSVAVVDTALDTFAVALPQWPIIIIMGAMITGTTLYGIKSLERLANFAVPVLTLFLCYVIYVSFDEGMSLTAVINFVPDNPTMTLFEATSILVGSSILFPVMMADFSRFIYNDKQSMIAVLGITIGFPVALLFSAIPSIQTGEVDIIKVMQELGLVIPAFVLLLISTWVGNASNLYSTVLTFSTIKTEWAFKKIVLIASVFGILFALLGFSEYLFDFLNFLGVLAPSISAIYIINFYWVKKQRYELDEIPEWQPKALISWVLSSIITLFTYLEIFQLTHAYFIDSFILGGLLYGVLNWKAIFNSRATD